The genomic segment GTTACAAGAGGGCATCAACATGATTATGATGTTTTGCGAGAGGTTATTGACAGTAAGGCAAGGTATATAGGAATGATTGGTAGTAGTCGCAAAGTAAAGATATTATTTAAGAATCTACAAGAAAAGGAAGGAATTAGCCAAGAATTAATAGATAAGGTTTATGCTCCAATTGGTGTAGATATTGCTAGTGAAACTCCAGCAGAAATAGCAATATCTATTATTGCAGAAATAATTTCTATAAGGAGGGGGAAGTAATGGACAGAGAGATAGTAAATAAGATTAAAAGTTATGAAGGAGAAGGGGATTATATAGCTCTTGCTACTGTTATTTCAGCTGCAGGTTCTTCACCGAGAAATATTGGAGCACAAATGTTAGTTTATCCTAATGGTGCTATTAGTGGTACCGTTGGAGGAGGTATATCTGAAGCAGAGACTATTGAAAAAGCACAAGAGTTAATAAAAACAGGAAAGAATAAAAAATATTTTTTTGATATGAGTAATCAGGAAGTAGCCAAATCTGGTGGAGTCTGTGGTGGACAAGTTGCAATTTTTATTGAAACTATAAAGATAAATAATTAAGAAGTTTTTCAGTGATGTGAAGTAAGTATTTAAAGGAGGTATTTAGTTAACAATGAAAAAAATCATTTGGGGACTAGTTTTAGTTTTGGTTTTGTTGGTATCTATTACTGTTCAGGCTCAAGAGTCTTTATTTGTATATTGTGGTGCAGGTTTTAAAAAACCTATGCAAGAAATAGGACAATTGTTTGAAAGGAAGTATGGTATACAAGTCAATTATCAATTTAATGGTTCCGGAACTTTATTTAATCAAATTAAAACTGTTAAAAGTGGAGATTTATATATACCTGGTGATATTTGGTATATTAATAAGTTAAAAAATGGAGACCAAGGTAATTATATTTATACTCAAGCTCCAGTTGGTTATCATACGCCGGTAGTTATAACTTCTAATAGTAACTCATCTAAAATTAAAGAATTTAATGATTTAAACCAAGCAAAAGTCCAAGCAGTTTTAGGAAATAAGAGTGCAGCTATTGGTCGGGTTACAAATAAAATTTTGGCTAAAGCTGATCTTACTTTAAATACAGTTGCTAAAATGGGGACAGTTAATCAAATAGCTATGGCTATTGCTATGGGCCAAGGTAATGTAGGAGTAGTTTGGAGAGCTAATTACAAAGAATTTGAAGATCAATTACAAATGATTAAAATACCTGAAGAAGTTAATATTGTTAAAGATTTAGCTATAGGAGTACTTGAATTTTCAGATCATAAGAAAAAAGCAGTTAAGTTTATGAATTTTGTTTCTTCAAAGAAAGGACAGAAAATTTTTAATAAATATGGATATAAAACAACCAAAAATTAAGTTAAATAATAAATTAATGAGGGGAGACAGATGAAATTTAATTATTTTAAAGTAATAATGTTTATTGTTTTTATTGTTTTTATAGTTTTTTTAACTACTGTATTATTTACTCCCTTGATATATATCAAGGGAGCAACATTATTATCAGTTTTAGTTAATAATCAAGAAGTTTATTATGCTTTATCTTTAAGCTTGCTTACATCATTAATTTCTATTTTGTTAGCTACTATAATCTCCTTACCTGTTGGTTATGTATTAGCTAGATATGATTTTAGAGGTAAAAAAGTATTTGATATTTTGCTAGATTTACCAATTATTCTGCCCCCTTTAGTGATGGGACTGAGTTTATTAATCTTGTTAGGGCCAGTATTAGGAGATCAATTAGCTAAATTAGGAATTAAATTTGTTTTTACGCCCTTGGGAGTAGTAATGGCCCAGTTTATAGTGGCTACGCCTTTTACTATTCGAAGTTTTAAGACAGCTTTTATTGAGATTGATCCTAACTTAGAAAAGGCAGCAATGACTTTAGGTGATTCTTATTTTCAAGTATTTAGAAGAATTACTCTTCCCTTAGCTAAAAATGGTATTGTATCAGGGATTACTTTAGCCTGGGCTAGGGCAATGGGAGAATTTGGAGCTACAGTAATGTTAGCTGGAGCGACTCGGTTGAAGACTGAGACGTTGCCTATTGCTATTTTTTTAAATATTTCAACTGGTGATATGGATGTGGCTATTTCTATTTCTTTAATTATGATTATTTTTTCTATTATTGTTTTAGGAGTATTAAAGACTTTTGATAAAGGAGTTGATGAAAGATTTTAATATTCTTCAAGAGTTTAATGTGAATAATGAAGCTAAGTTCTATATATGTTAATCAATTCCCTAAAGAATCTTCAAAAATTGTAGCAGCGAAGCTTCAGGCTACCGAAAGGGAGGTTTTGCTCCTAAAGATAGGTGACATCTCAGGTAGTACCAAGTGAGGAGAATTGGATAGAAAAGATTGCTATTCTACCTGAAGATATATATATTTCTGATACTAAGCCACCTGGACCGAACATAAATAGAATCAAAGGTAAGTTAACTAGAGTCGAAGAAGATTCTGCTTATGTTAACTGTATTGTCAAAACGGACAGAGAGATAAAGATTAAAGTTTTGCCGGAAGTCTTTAACAGTATGAACTTAAGTATTAATGACCAAGTTTGGTTAGTTTTCAATTTAAGGAAAATTAAAGTCTTAAATGGAAGTTAAAAGTATAAATAGATTATTTTTCAGTAAAATAATAAATTATGGAGTGATATAATGAAGGTTTTAGAAAAGATTAAAGAAGAATTCAGTGATTTGGTTATAGAAAATGGTTTCAGTAAGTATGAAATTAAAATTCAAGCTCGCGGCCTTTCATCTGAAGAGGCTATAGGGAATCCTAAAAGAGATGATTTTCCTTTAATAATTGGTGATGAAGTTATGATTCAGGCTCAGTTTAAGGATAGCTTAGGGCAGGCTTTTACAGACCATCCAGGGAATTTTCAGGGGTCTTTATCAAAAATACTTGATCTTTCTTTTGATAGTAATTATCATAGAGCTTTATTTATTGCTTCTGTAAATGCAGTTCTTAGAAGTTTATCTGCAGCAGATAAGACAGTTCATTGTAAAGATGAAGAACCTCATAAATGTGCTAAAGAAATGGCAGAATGGATTAGTAATAATACAGACGCAGTACAAATAGGTATTGTTGGATATCAGCCGGCCATTGTAGAAGAGTGTAGCCATATATTCGGTTCAGATAACATTATGGTAACTGATTTAAATCCGACTGTAATTGGTGAAATTAAAGCAGGAGTTGAGATTTGGGACGGCAGTAGGGATACAGAAAGCCTAATAAAAAATTCAGATGTAGTACTAGCTACTGGTTCTTCAATTATAAATAATACAATTGATCAGATTATTCGGCTTGTTAAAAAATATGAAAAAGAATATTATTTCTTTGGAAATACTATTGCTGGTCCAGCGGCATTACTTGACCTACCTCGATTATGTTTTTATGGGCATTGAATTAAAAAATTTAGGAGGAGATAAGAGATGATTAAAGAGATTAGTAATATATCAGATATTAAGGTTTTGATTAAAGGGGGAGGAGATTTAGCTACTGGAATTGCTTATAGGCTTTTTCAAAGCGGTTTTACTGTAGCTTGTAGTGAATTAGATGAACCATCAATGGTAAGGAGAACTGTTTCTTTTGGAGAAGCAGTCTATCAAGGTGAGTGGGAAGTAGAAGGAATTAAGGCTAGGCTTATTAATAATAAAAGAGAGTTTGAACAAACGGTAAATGATAGGAATATTCCAGTCTTTATTGCTGATAAAATGTCATTATTTAAAGAAGTTTTGTCCCCGCAGGTAATAGTTGATGCTAGAATGTTAAAAAGAGTAAATGATACAGTCATAAATGAGGCACCAATTGTGATTGGTTGTGGTCCAGGTTTTAGTGCTAATAGTGATGTTGATGCTGTGGTTGAAACTAACCGAGGACATTATTTAGGACGGGTGATTTATTCAGGTAGTGCTCAGGATAATACTGGTGTTCCTGGTGAAATCATGGGATATGCACGAGAACGAGTACTGTTTGCTCCTGGTAGTGGGGTTTTCACTAGCAGTAAAAAAATTGGAGATGAAATTAAAGCAGGAGAAGAGTTTGGGAAAGTAAATGATAAAGTTGTTAGTGCAGCTATTAGTGGGGTTATTCGTGGACAAATATATCCCGGTATTAAAGTAAAGGAAGGGATGAAGATTGGTGATATTGATCCACGAAATAAGAATGACCATTGTTATACAATTTCTGATAAAGCCTTAGCAATTGGTGGTGGAGTCCTGGAAGCAATTTTGAATTTGTTAAATAGATAGGATTAAATTAAGAGATGAAAATAGGATTATTGCCGACAATGCTGTATACGGATAGATATAAAATATATCAGGAGTTGATTCTGTGTTAGCTGAAGTTTTAGGCATAAGGTTTGGTGCAGCAATTTCTCTAATAGGTGGTGGGGGAAAGACTACTACCATGTTTAGATTGGCTGAGGAATTGAGTCTAGAGAATAGAGTAATTACTACTACGACTACAAAGATTTTTAAGCCACCAACTAATAAGATAGATGATCTAATTATTTGTAAAGATTTTGATCTATTATTAGAACGATTGGAGTTGAGTCAAGCTCAGTTATTAACAGTAGCAAAAAAAATTACAGTCAAAGATAAGTTAATTGGTATTGATTCTTGTTGGGTTGATAAATTGAAGGGGGCCGGATTAAGTTATGCCCCTATTATTATAGTAGAAGCTGATGGAGCAGCCTGCAAGGATTTTAAAATTCCTAATCAAACTGAACCTGTTGTGCCAGTAAGCACTAATTTATTACTACCGGTGGTAGGTAGTAGATTAGTTGGACAACAATTAAACTCTCATAATTTACATCGTGCTTCCTTAATAAATACTATTAATTCTCAGTTTGATATTGGCCAATTAATTACTCCAGAGTTAGTAGTTGAAATTTTATTAGGTAAAGCCGGATATGATTTATTGACTAAACAACAAAATTATGAGGTGATTCCCTTGATTAATCAAGTGGATACTGATCCTAGATATAATTTTGCTTTAGAAATAGCACATAAATTAGTAGCAGCGGGGATAAAGAAAGTCTTATTAACAGCAGTTAAGCGAAAAGAACCTGTGGTAGGGGTTGTTAAAAGATGATTTCAGCTATAGTGTTGGCAGCTGGGATGTCTACTAGATTAGGCAAGACAAAGCAGTTGCTTTCAATTGGGGAACAGACGATAATAGAAAGAGTAATAGATAATTTATTAGCAGTTGATTTAGATGAAGTTGTAGTTGTAGTAGGACATGAGGCTCCTAAAGTAAAAAAAGTATTAAATAATAGAGACATTAAGATTAGCTATAATCCTGATTATAGATCAGGGCAGAGTACTTCTTTAATTAGAGGATTACAGTCAATTAATAATAAGTGTAGTGGTATTCTCTGTGCTTTAGGAGATCAGCCGTTAGTGAAAGCAAAGACTTTGAATCGATTAATTGTTGAATTTAAAAGGGGACAAGATTTAATAGTAGTTCCTGAATATAAAGAACAGAGAGGAAATCCGGTTATTTTTGATTCTCAATTGAAGCCAGAGATGTTAAAGCTTGAAGGAGATCAAGGTGCAAGGACTTTAATCAAGAAATATCATGTTCAAAGTAAGAGAGTGCGAGTTTCTGACCGGGGAGTTGTTTTTGATATTGATACTAAAGTAGATTATCATCAATTATTGAAACAATTAGACTAAGTATAAAATCTATGCTTCCAGTGATGTCATTTTAATAGTAATTTTTTCCTGGTATAAAGGAAGGGGAAGTTGAAATGGAAATAAAGTGGAAAATTTGGTTAGAAGAAGATGACGGCAAAGTATTTGGGGATGGTCCCAGAGAATTACTAAGTAAAGTTAAGGAGTTAGGTTCTTTACGACAGGCTGCTAAAGCTATGGATATGTCCTATAGTAAGGCCTGGAGCATAATTTCTATGATAGAAAAAAATTTAGATGTTGAGTTATTACAAAGACAGATTGGAGGTAGCAATGGTGGTGGATCAGAGTTAACTGAGGAAGGTAAGGAAATTTTAATTAAGTATCATAAGATGGAACAGGAAGTTGATCATACATTGCAGAAAATATTTCAAAATTTTTTTAACTGCTGTTAAACTTCATTAAATTAGTTAATTGGCACCAATTTTATCTACCACTTTATCCAACAAAGTTTATATCAATTACTTCTAGTAACTTGTTCAAAAGTATGGTACAATTATTTATAAATTTTAGCTCCTTTGATTTGTGGATTTTGTGCTTGTGGGGTACTCTTCCATTTATCAAAGGAGTTTTCTTTTTGTAAGGGTAGTTTTAGCTAAAATTTCGATGCAACGCTAGTGACCAAAAAATGATTAATGGGATATCGGGTTATCGGGGTATAAAAATAAAAGAATTCTTTTATTTTAACCCAATCATTAATTATTAATGGGAAGAAGTTAAATTAAATGATGATGAAATAGGAGAAATTAGATAAAGTTGTCGATAAGGTGATCCTTTAAGTTACATTTAATTAAAATTAATGGTAAAGAACGTTTGTTATAGCGGTATAAATTGTTAAAGAAGGATTACTCCCCCTTTTTGTTAGTTGATGAATAAATAATAATGATTTTTTGTTGATTTATTGAGCTTTTTGGAATAGAATTTGCAGTATAAAGTAAGTGAAATCTAATAAGCCAATTTTAAATTTTAAGTAAAGGTGGGATATATAATGGAAGATAAGACAATAGTAATGGGAGTTATAGGTTCGGATGTACATGCAGTAGGCAATAGAATCTTACAGGAAGCATTTGAGAAAGCGGGATTTGAAGTGATTAATATCGGGGTGTTAGCACCTCAGGAAGATTTCATTAATGCTGCAGTGGAGACAGATGCTGATGCTATTTTGGTTTCTTCACTCTACGGCCATGGAGAGATGGACTGTAAAGGCTTTAAAGAGAAGTGTGTAGAGGCAGGATTAGAGGATATTGTTCTTTATGTTGGCGGTAACTTAGTTGTTGGAAAACAGGACTGGGAACCGGTAAAAGAGAAATTCTTGGATATGGGCTTTGACCGTGTCTACCCACCAGGAACATTACCAGAAGAACCGATTGCTGATTTAAAAGAAGATTTAGGTATTGAAGAGTAGTAAATCTGAAATTAGTGGGGTGAGGTTATGGAATTAGCCTTATTATTGGATATTGGCAGTACTTATACTAAAGCTACTGTAGTCGATGTAGAGAATATAGAGCTTAAAGCAAAGGCTAAAGCTTCAACTACTGTCTGGAATGATGTGAATGTAGGAATTGAAAATGCCCTAAATAAGATAGAAGAACAGGGAATTGATTTGGATAAGATCGAACATCGTTTGGCCTGCAGTAGTGCTGCTGGTGGCTTGAAGCTAGTAGCCATCGGTTTAGTTCCGGATTTGACTGCTGAAGCAGCTAAGAGAGCAGCATTAGGAGCTGGAGCCAAGGTTGCTAATGTCTATTCCTATGAGATAACTGATACTGAATTAGAAGAGATTATTGACCAAGAGTCAGATGTAATTTTATTAGCTGGCGGAACAGACGGCGGTAATCAAGAGATAATATTGAAGAATGCCAGAACATTAGCTGATTCTAAGCTTGCTGCACCAGTTATAGTAGCAGGTAATAAAGTAGCAACTAATGAAGTAACAGAAGTTTTAGAAGAAGGCGGTAAAGAAGTCTATGTAACTGAAAATGTAATGCCTAAACTGGAAGAGTTAAATATAGAACCGGCTCGTAAGACTATAAGACAGGTTTTTCTGGATAAGATTATTTATGCTAAAGGTTTATCCCAAGCAAAAGAGCATATTGATCGCTTAATTATGCCGACGCCTTCGGCAGTAATGACAGCAGCAGAATTGATTGCAGAAGGAACACATGATGAAGGTGGATTAGGTGAATTGATTATTGTCGATATCGGCGGTGCTACTACTGATATTCATTCAGTAGCTGCTGGTAATCCGACAAAAGGCGGAGTAAATGTTAAAGGACTAGAAGAACCTTATGTTAAACGGACAGTTGAGGGTGATCTGGGAATGCGCTACAGCGCTCCCTCGCTATTAAAAGCTGTTGGAGAAAGAGAGCTATTAACTTATCTTTCAGATGACATAGATAAAGAACAGGTTATAGATTATGTTAGCAAAGTAAGAGAAGATGTAGAGTATGTTCCTTCTAATAAGGAAGAAAAGGATTTAGATTCTGGTTTAGCCAAAGTAGCTACTAAGCTAGCAATTCAAAGACATGTGGGGCGGATTGAAACAGTCTACAGTCCCTTTGGAGAGACTCAGGTTCAGTATGGAAAGGATTTGACTGATCTGGATTTGATTATAGGTACCGGCGGAGTCTTGGTTCATAATGATAAGCCTGCTAAAGTACTACAGGCAGGTTTATTTGATGAAGCAGAACCTACAATTTTAGCTCCAATGGAGCCTGGTTTCTTGTTAGATCAGGATTATCTATTAGCATCGATCGGATTATTATCTGAAATCTCTGCTACTAAAGCTTTAAAGTTAGCTAAAAAACATTTTAAACAAATAGGAGGCGAAATAAATGGAATTAAAGAATGAAAAGTGGAGCCTAGATAAATTTAAAGAAATTCGGGAAGAAGTACTACAGCAGTGGCCGACAGGTAAGGATGTGGACTTTGAAGAAGCGATAGAGTATCATAATAATCTACCGGAAGAACAGATTATGGCTGAAAAATTAGCAGAAGCAAAAGAAGAAGATGTAACTTTAATTCAGCCTAGAGCTGGTGTAGCATTGATTGATGAGCATATTGAACTATTGAAGTTCTTAAGAGAAGAAGGCCAAGCAGATTTACTGCCTAGCACAATAGAC from the Acetohalobium arabaticum DSM 5501 genome contains:
- the modA gene encoding molybdate ABC transporter substrate-binding protein; this translates as MKKIIWGLVLVLVLLVSITVQAQESLFVYCGAGFKKPMQEIGQLFERKYGIQVNYQFNGSGTLFNQIKTVKSGDLYIPGDIWYINKLKNGDQGNYIYTQAPVGYHTPVVITSNSNSSKIKEFNDLNQAKVQAVLGNKSAAIGRVTNKILAKADLTLNTVAKMGTVNQIAMAIAMGQGNVGVVWRANYKEFEDQLQMIKIPEEVNIVKDLAIGVLEFSDHKKKAVKFMNFVSSKKGQKIFNKYGYKTTKN
- a CDS encoding XdhC family protein, whose translation is MDREIVNKIKSYEGEGDYIALATVISAAGSSPRNIGAQMLVYPNGAISGTVGGGISEAETIEKAQELIKTGKNKKYFFDMSNQEVAKSGGVCGGQVAIFIETIKINN
- the glmS gene encoding methylaspartate mutase subunit S, which codes for MEDKTIVMGVIGSDVHAVGNRILQEAFEKAGFEVINIGVLAPQEDFINAAVETDADAILVSSLYGHGEMDCKGFKEKCVEAGLEDIVLYVGGNLVVGKQDWEPVKEKFLDMGFDRVYPPGTLPEEPIADLKEDLGIEE
- a CDS encoding ABC transporter permease produces the protein MKFNYFKVIMFIVFIVFIVFLTTVLFTPLIYIKGATLLSVLVNNQEVYYALSLSLLTSLISILLATIISLPVGYVLARYDFRGKKVFDILLDLPIILPPLVMGLSLLILLGPVLGDQLAKLGIKFVFTPLGVVMAQFIVATPFTIRSFKTAFIEIDPNLEKAAMTLGDSYFQVFRRITLPLAKNGIVSGITLAWARAMGEFGATVMLAGATRLKTETLPIAIFLNISTGDMDVAISISLIMIIFSIIVLGVLKTFDKGVDERF
- the glmL gene encoding methylaspartate mutase accessory protein GlmL, whose translation is MELALLLDIGSTYTKATVVDVENIELKAKAKASTTVWNDVNVGIENALNKIEEQGIDLDKIEHRLACSSAAGGLKLVAIGLVPDLTAEAAKRAALGAGAKVANVYSYEITDTELEEIIDQESDVILLAGGTDGGNQEIILKNARTLADSKLAAPVIVAGNKVATNEVTEVLEEGGKEVYVTENVMPKLEELNIEPARKTIRQVFLDKIIYAKGLSQAKEHIDRLIMPTPSAVMTAAELIAEGTHDEGGLGELIIVDIGGATTDIHSVAAGNPTKGGVNVKGLEEPYVKRTVEGDLGMRYSAPSLLKAVGERELLTYLSDDIDKEQVIDYVSKVREDVEYVPSNKEEKDLDSGLAKVATKLAIQRHVGRIETVYSPFGETQVQYGKDLTDLDLIIGTGGVLVHNDKPAKVLQAGLFDEAEPTILAPMEPGFLLDQDYLLASIGLLSEISATKALKLAKKHFKQIGGEINGIKE
- a CDS encoding winged helix-turn-helix domain-containing protein codes for the protein MEIKWKIWLEEDDGKVFGDGPRELLSKVKELGSLRQAAKAMDMSYSKAWSIISMIEKNLDVELLQRQIGGSNGGGSELTEEGKEILIKYHKMEQEVDHTLQKIFQNFFNCC
- the mocA gene encoding molybdenum cofactor cytidylyltransferase, whose translation is MISAIVLAAGMSTRLGKTKQLLSIGEQTIIERVIDNLLAVDLDEVVVVVGHEAPKVKKVLNNRDIKISYNPDYRSGQSTSLIRGLQSINNKCSGILCALGDQPLVKAKTLNRLIVEFKRGQDLIVVPEYKEQRGNPVIFDSQLKPEMLKLEGDQGARTLIKKYHVQSKRVRVSDRGVVFDIDTKVDYHQLLKQLD
- the yqeB gene encoding selenium-dependent molybdenum cofactor biosynthesis protein YqeB encodes the protein MIKEISNISDIKVLIKGGGDLATGIAYRLFQSGFTVACSELDEPSMVRRTVSFGEAVYQGEWEVEGIKARLINNKREFEQTVNDRNIPVFIADKMSLFKEVLSPQVIVDARMLKRVNDTVINEAPIVIGCGPGFSANSDVDAVVETNRGHYLGRVIYSGSAQDNTGVPGEIMGYARERVLFAPGSGVFTSSKKIGDEIKAGEEFGKVNDKVVSAAISGVIRGQIYPGIKVKEGMKIGDIDPRNKNDHCYTISDKALAIGGGVLEAILNLLNR
- the yqeC gene encoding selenium cofactor biosynthesis protein YqeC, producing MLAEVLGIRFGAAISLIGGGGKTTTMFRLAEELSLENRVITTTTTKIFKPPTNKIDDLIICKDFDLLLERLELSQAQLLTVAKKITVKDKLIGIDSCWVDKLKGAGLSYAPIIIVEADGAACKDFKIPNQTEPVVPVSTNLLLPVVGSRLVGQQLNSHNLHRASLINTINSQFDIGQLITPELVVEILLGKAGYDLLTKQQNYEVIPLINQVDTDPRYNFALEIAHKLVAAGIKKVLLTAVKRKEPVVGVVKR
- a CDS encoding Rossmann-like domain-containing protein, with the protein product MKVLEKIKEEFSDLVIENGFSKYEIKIQARGLSSEEAIGNPKRDDFPLIIGDEVMIQAQFKDSLGQAFTDHPGNFQGSLSKILDLSFDSNYHRALFIASVNAVLRSLSAADKTVHCKDEEPHKCAKEMAEWISNNTDAVQIGIVGYQPAIVEECSHIFGSDNIMVTDLNPTVIGEIKAGVEIWDGSRDTESLIKNSDVVLATGSSIINNTIDQIIRLVKKYEKEYYFFGNTIAGPAALLDLPRLCFYGH